From one Williamwhitmania taraxaci genomic stretch:
- a CDS encoding group II intron maturase-specific domain-containing protein, translated as EKIRAITKRNRGVSLGQVIAELKPVLRGWLTYFQHAKCRGLLQSTDQWIRRKLRCFRLKQCKRVITLQRFLESMGVKEWQSWILALSGKGHWRKAKCPQANQAMSILWFEEQGLYNLVLKYERLTNLRKPPCARACTVV; from the coding sequence GAGAAAATCAGGGCAATCACCAAGCGCAACAGAGGGGTGAGCCTCGGACAGGTTATCGCCGAGCTGAAACCAGTATTGCGCGGGTGGTTAACCTATTTTCAGCATGCAAAATGCCGTGGACTTTTACAATCGACCGACCAATGGATACGGCGCAAGTTACGCTGTTTTAGGCTTAAGCAATGTAAAAGGGTGATAACGCTCCAGCGCTTTTTAGAAAGCATGGGGGTCAAGGAATGGCAAAGCTGGATTTTAGCGCTTTCGGGCAAAGGTCATTGGCGGAAAGCAAAATGCCCACAAGCCAATCAGGCTATGAGCATTTTATGGTTTGAGGAGCAAGGCTTGTACAACCTTGTATTAAAATACGAACGTTTAACCAATTTAAGGAAACCGCCGTGTGCGAGAGCATGCACGGTGGTGTGA